The stretch of DNA TTGACTCACCATAGAGGTCAAAGCTTTTGCGCCTACAACCCAGAGTGGGTTCCCAACACACCATGCCCAAAGAAAAAGTGCTTTCAAAGACCCATGGTCTGTCTTTGAGGAATCCCAAAGCCCTGCCACCTCTCCtgttcatcattattattattattattattattattattattattattattttgttcttgttaAAATGTAAGTACCGGTACCAATGGGAATTCTGCAGCTAAGGTGTTGCCACAAGGAATGCCCTCTTCTAGGCCACTACTCCTCTCCAAATTTTGAGGGCAAGGgaactatcaagaaggccctctctggcAATCTAAACACCTGAGAGGGTCTATGTGGGAGGATGTAGTGGTCTTTCAGATAAGCTTCCGATTTGATCCATTTATTAAACTCATTCGTCCATGAGACCTGATGTAACCCAGGGTGGTGGTGATCATTGGCAACCAGTGACAGACTGAAGCAAATTGGGGTGAGGGTCATCATTTGCATGGCATTAAATCAAGAAAATGTGGTTTCATTTCAACAGATTTTCACCAAGAAAAGTGGATTTACGTGCACAAAGGAAGCACGAAAGAAGTGAGTATCCCTTATTACTTGAAACGTCGTAGCTTTgctcaaaattattatttaaaactgcCTAAAATAGCCCACTTTGCTTCCATTTACAATAAGCAAAATGGCTTAGGGCTGAGTCAACAATCATTCTTGGCATGTTCTGGGTCATTTCTCAACAAACCTAAGTATGAGTAAAGGTAGATGCGAATGTGGCCTGTTGCATTGTATTTCGAATTTTGACTTGGCAAATCTTAGAGAACTGCCCAGTGCAATGAGATTGCAACTTTACCAGTTCAGTCCAGAAACACATTATTCTCTTGGTGCCTCTGAATTGCCTTTTTATCCTATTTGCTAAAATTATAGAACATCTGTTTAAGGGTTCATCTGCAGTCCTGCTTGACCCGTGCAAGCGGTTTCCTCCTtgtcctgctcctttcccagtgaAAACCCGCTCTTGAGCTCTATATCGGAGCAAACGTCAACCCAGAGAGatcccaaattgctgtttgctccaattgagcactaaagagtggcttTCCCCAGGAAGGGAGCAGaggaacaagaggaagtgtggctaTGCCTTAAGTTCATGGACACTAGAGGCTGATGTGATGGCACCATAGCTCAGGTGCCACATGATCTGCTTGCAGAaagccatgggttcaaatcctgaaGTCTCCAATTAAATGAATGTGTTATGCAAAAGTTCATTCAGTATCTGAGATCCTGGAGGGCCATTTCCAGTCAGAATGAAAGATACTGGGCTAAGAGGACAAATAATGTCACCCATTATAAGGTAGCTTCTATTTCTGGTTTGACTCAGAGAAGATAAGCCTCCTGGTTTATATCCGATTGCTCCAGATGTGGAGCTTGAAAGAATATCTCTGCCCTGGGAATTCTTGGACCATATTAAGGTGTTGAGAGGTGGGAAAGGGAAACACAGGTGCTTGGTCAATCTCTGGTGAGGCCAAGCAAGGAATCCTATTCCTTTGGAATCTAAACTCAGCCTGTAGTGTTAGTTTTAAGAGCATGCTGTTACTGCCTCTGTTCCAGATTCTGAGTAAAAATAAATCACTTGTGGTAttgctctctctcccacccaccctcctctcAGCGACATGGCTATTGCACTCTTGGAGAAGCATTCAATCGGCTGGATTTTTCAAATGCCATCTTGGACTCAAGGAGATTCAACTATGTTGTACGGGTGAGTGTTGGTGAACGGCTTGGACTGCTGAATTATTAAATCTCGCCACAGCTTTCAGGTAATCCAGGAGCGAGACAGAAAACAACCTGTGTCTGCAAATCATAGCCttttaaattgtgggtgttttttttttccttttaagagTAGTCTCGTTGATTTTTGTGGACGCCATCCTTGATTTAAGATCACCAGTGTGCGTTTCAGACAGACTTCCCATGTGTTGAGTCTTAACTGAATTGCCACAGGctacaatttaaaaaatgtttccattGCCACTTAATTCCATCCTTTATAACCCTTCCACTTCCATTTTACCCATTTGTAGTATGTACCTagtgttgtcgtttagtcgtgtccgactctttgtgaccccatggaccagagcaagccaggcactcctgtcttccactgcctcccgcagtttggtcaaactcatgttcggagcttcgagaacactgtccaaccatctcgtcctctgtcatccccttctccttgtgccctcagtcttttccaacatcagggtcttttccagtacCTAGTAGCTGAGGGTCAAACTCCATGCATCTCATGAAGTGGGTTCTAGTTAACAAAAAGCTTTTGCCCATAATAAACTGTGTTAGTCCTTAAGGTCCACAAGACTCCCTCTTGCCTTTTGCTGCAACCAACTTAACATGGCTACctcctggattttttaaaaatattcatttctttttgtgtgttatGTGAACACAACGAAGTTGCTTACAGTGGAGAACTGCACAATATATACCAAGCAGGAAATTTGCTCTCTCCCCTTGTCTGACTCACCACCTGGAAACTTGCCGTGATAAATCTTGGGATGTCCCTCTGACTCTTAACTCTTCAGTTCAACTACTGCCCTTTTTTTACTGGCatgtgatcttttttaaaaattgagttgGCAGAACAACAGGAAGGGCATGGCATTTTAGGAAATGGCTTACCCGCCACCTGCTTTTCAGATCAGAATTGAGCAGAGAAGATTGGGTTTGGTGTAATAAGGGAACacgccagcctttcccaacctggtgcccgctGAATGTGTTGGacggcaactcccatcagccctcacaGCAATAATCCTGCCTTACATGTCTGTCTGTCCAGTTTCTTAATTCTCCAGAATATGAATTTCTCTGtgcagtgggaccttggttcttgaacttaatctgttccgggagtccattcgactcccggaaccgttcgaaaatcaaggtgtggcttccgattggctgcaggagcttcctgcacacaaGCGGAAGTCACATCAGAAgctcggcttccgaaaaacatttgcaaaccagaacacttgcttccgtgtttgcggtgttcaggagctgatttgttcaggagccaagccgttcgagtaccaaggtaccactgtattcaaatgtATAGGCTGCCCCAAAGAGCCCTCAAAATGGCTtagaaaaccattttaaaaaatattaaatcagCAGCAGTCATAAGAAACAGAATAGTATAGCAATAGAGAAAAATTAAGCTGCAGGAAAACGTTCAgacaagattaaaaaacaaaactgaggaCAATATTAGCAGCATGTAATGTGCGGAATGGATCTTGGTTTAGGGCATTTCCAAAGTCCTTTACATCTAGAAATTGCAGCATTTAAGAACTCATAAAAGTTTGTGTTTCTCCACCCAATCCTCTAACTTCCTGAGTGGTACCTAGAAGTTAAAAACTCTAATTCAAACTGGCTGTTGGTTTGGCAGAGAGAAAACGAAACCTTCCACCCAAGCACCGCAACTCAAACAAGAACACTGTGTTAAAAATGAATTGATCCTATCAGCCAAGTCCCTGGTGAATAATAGCTCACATCATAGATTCCACATAAATGGCTGAGCAGGGGGTGTGGGTGCCTGTGTGCCTGTGCCTGGAAAACCTCTGCTGTGCCTGGAGTCATTCACTTGcaagacagaagcagcagcaaatgagTGCTATTTTGTGACTAGTAACCCTCCTTTGGCTCAAGCCATGTCTATGGGACTATTGGGCTGGCTTTagggagccagcatggtgtagtggttaggaacggtggactcgtaatctggtgaaccgggttcgcatccccgctcctccacatgcagctgctgggtgaccttgggctagtcacacttccctgaagtctctcagcctcactcacctcacagagtgtttgttgtgggggaggaagggaaaggagattgttagccgctttgagactccttaaagggagtgaaaggcgggatatcaagtccaaactcctcctcctcttcttttagcTGTTGGgccagaagggttttttatgggggggggcagagttttAAAAAGAGCAAAGTTCTGGCACTTTTTTAGTGCTTCTGGTGCAATTAGGATGAGGAGTGTGATTTGGAGGAATGCAAATGTTTGCAAATGTTTGATGGTTTTATCTCTATGCAAACCAGTTTgaagtttctctctttctttttttacaatcaagtaatgtataaattttatgaaataaataaatacattccccacccaccccacaactaGAAGCTGCTTCTATAtataaagatagatagatagatcatacTTATAATTCATTTGTATGTTGAGCAGGGCAATAGGGAACAGTCCATGCAAGATTTTACCACTTCAAACATGTGCCTGTCAAGTTGCATGCTTAAAAGCATTCTTACACAATTTCCCTGTGCACTCATTAATAGCAAACATATATCTTTAAAGGCCATACTGCAGGtgttaatattgtgcagcttgaagcagttggatgcatgaaaactgactccttttggaataaaacttTGTCCAAAACCCACTAGATATTATTCAAAggtttacttgcagaactttcttcaaaagagaacaaaagTGATCAAAGATGTTTCCAAATAATTCCATCAGACACATGCCTTCCAAGGCATAGGTTCAGCATCTTCCTAGGAATAAAATTACATATAATCAGAGCTGAGAAACATAGCTCTCTTTCACACAGGTGCCATTAGCCTGCATTCCAGCCCCAAGGCTGTGGAGCTCCTGGAGTGATTCATTTGCACATCCTTCTCCCACGGAGCCCAGGAACAAAAGACAAAGACCAACTCCCCAAGATGgtgatttgcaattcaatacctcTCATGTGatttaaggttaaacactcacgtgTTAGTTAGCAGAGAACAACAGTAGTCAATTATCAAACCATCTAGGAGCCCAGAGAACTTAATTGAAAATCCCCATGTTGAACCCTTCAGTAATACACACAGGCATGccccatttcagtgtgaattgaacaattatacttaacaggccCGGACTAAAAGATGAAAGCCTGTTTGGCAAGGTAATCACACTCCATGCATATGCACACATATGTGCCTCTCCTGTTTTGAGTCCTAGAAATAAAGCCAGTTAGTTAGAATGGAGGCCACTTTATTTGAACCGGAGCCCAAGTGTatccttttatttccttcttcctcctgcccTGCAAAACTGTCCCATTTCAGACAGCTTTGGCTGTCTGGGGCATTATGTATAGGCAGATGACAGTGACAGATTCCTTACTCCAGAAGAATTTGCCGTGTGATGTGCTCTTAAGCAATGTTCTGCAAGTGCTCACTCGCCCGCACTGCAAAAGCAGGAGAAAGAATGtgtgtattaatttacaaggggAAATCCAAAGGAACTTATTCCAGAGGTGTTGTGTTACGGGGAGAAGGTCCTGGCTCACTTTTTGTTTACACGTAGGCTAACACCATTCGCTTGGAGGTGTCAGCCACATACCCCGGGATCCTGTGGGCCAAATTGGCTTTTAAAGTTTTACGGTAGGACAACAGAGGCGAAGAGCCTTTTCCATAACAAGGATCACATTCCCATTTGGACAACTTTCTGGGTACCCCTGTACCTGtgatgggcggggccagaggcaaaagaagaCAATGGATGGGGTCTTTATCTAGCAGAACACAATATTTGCTGCAATGATCATACAGGGTATAAGAGAGAATAAAAAtcttgttttcatagaatcaaagaattagagttggaagggaccacgagggtgatctagtacaacccccctgcaatgcaggaatcatttgcccagtGTGGacctcgaacccatgaccctgtgattaagagactcatgctctactgactctTGTTtaaggtttcccttttaaaaaaattattaattttataataacACAACATAATCCAATAAAAACATAACACAACACAATAAACACTAACAAATGaacaatacaacaaaaacaatacaaaattttCTTCATTTCAAATCTCTTAacattttagggtgacttcctcagatcccccCTTTCTGAGCTTCATTGTAtctcatctttagcaatttctaaatcataATTTTTACCACATTCTATATCTTATCCTTTCATTGTTTCTTTCATTATCTATTTAATTCATTTCCATAAATTTTCTTAATTACTAACCACTACTTCTACACCTATAGCCTATAACAACTTTCAAATATAAGATATCCCTTTATCCTCTCTTCGGATTTGGTGAACTTGGAAGTCTTACTGCCTTAAGAAAgtaaacatttttaataaaaaaaaataacaaacctATAAAATTTACTAACAAAATATCAGCGAGTAGCAGCAGAAAGAACATTAAAAGGTCTGAGCAAATTTAGAGATCTTTGTGTGATATGCAAAATTAATCGGGGAGGCTCCCCTTCAAAGGCAGGCTGTCATGGCTAAAAAGGCTCTCTGCTCATCTAACTTCTGATAGCTGTGTACCTGGAGAAGGACCTCAGGTGATGATCTTGGGGCTTATCTACACCTACCTTTTGCACTAATCTTTCTAGGCAGAGGTCTGTGCTTTAAATCCCCTTGTATGagcaccccttcccccccttttttttgctccggagctttccccacaaaaacctgctctttaaagctgaattggagcaaacagcaatttggtttTTCCACGACTTGCTGTTTCCCCTGATTCAGCTGTAAAGAGGggattttcacagggaaagctctggagcaaaaaaaagagagtgggcactgatatcaataggcagggagttccaaagtgtagctgcCGCAACAGAGGCAGGACAGGTGTTACGTGGCACCTGTAATAGTGCTGATTCCCCTTATCAAAGAAGTTGATTGGGCACGCATGGGGTAAGGCAGTCTCTCAGGTAAACGGACCCCAAGTTGTGAAGGGCTGTACCGCTTTGGATACGTACGAGTGTGTGATTTCGTGTTTGAAAGCATCTCGATGTCATGCGCCTGTGTATCACTCCGCTTGTCGTGTCTCTCTGTGTGCGATTAGCTAGCCCATCCGGAGCTATTTGAAAAATGCACACCTGTGTGCGTAttcatgtgtttttttatttttaacttcccTGAAATGGTGAGTCATAGAAATGAAGCCGATTAGCCGGGGTTAGACGGCTTAGCAAATTAGCCAGGGCTCCTTTCCCCCCGTCTCCCTTGGTTTTTCTACCAGTCATGTGGCCGCACAAGGTATTAATAGGATGCTCACGTAGGAGAGCCATCTGTTGACGTTCAAAGTTGGCCGGGGAGATAAACAGAAGAGTGGATCAGTCACTCTCGGCCACTTCTCTGCCTTGAGCTGACAGTCACACGGTGGTGACAGCGCTGTGTAAGAGGAGAGAGCAGCTGAAGCGATCTCTTTCTCCTGTTCTTCCCCTCCGTGcgtgcccccccctttcctccttgtCCCATGTGTTCTGACTTTATAGAAAGGCGTTGATAAGTGCAAACAAATTCTTATCATTCTTCCCACTGGGCAAAGCACTTTTCAACCCATGACTTGATGTGTTTTATCATTTTAACATGGTCGGAATTTCCTTGCCGGGTTCATCGCAAGTCCAAACTGcctgccgttgttgttgttgttccaacaACAGGCAGCAAAGTGCCAATTCAGGAACAGGAcatggagtttgggggggggacatgaagGTATACTGCATCTGTACATGCAGGTTCCTTTTAGCTCTTGTAGCAGAGATCTTGCCTTTTTGACACTGGCTCAAATCCTGTTCCCTGTTTTCCACTGCAACTATCTGTGGCTGCAATAGCATCTCTGGAGGGTTAAAAGAGAGGGGAAATCCCTTCTCACTAGGGATAAGTGAATCGGTCAAGtacattttcttgtttttctaatcGTAGCTTCATTATCTCCACACTTCCAAATCAGTTTGcgagttttttcctttaaaaggtccttgtggaaattcaccagcatttttagtGCCTTACACGGCTCAGGGtctcaataccttaaggactgcctccCTCTATAAAAACTGACCCAGATCCTGCTGTTCTCATCCGAGGCCCCTCCCCGAGGggctcagagggtggcaacatgagaatgggccttttttgcggtggctccccatcagtggaatgctctccccagagaggctcgcctggtgccatcattacatgtatttaggtgccaggcaaaaacatttttctcTACCTAGGCCTTTAGCCATTGAATAATCTATGCCTGTTAAAGGTGTTGGGAGGGGCtgttattttgattattttatcATATTGCTGTCCATTACAGTACTATGCTTTGTTTTATGTCTTTGTTATTACAacggtaccttggtttgcgaccgcaatccgttctgcggaggcagtcgctcgccaaaggcatgcttctgcgcgtgcacgaagtgccgatagagcgcttctgcgcacgtgcgcgctgcacagatcacttctgcacatgcgcaagctgcacagatcgcgtctgcgcatccgacgccgtggaacccggatgtaaacacttctgggtctgcggcagtcgctcgccgaagcggtcgctcgccgaggtaggcgtaagccgaggtttgactgtatgttccataaaacatgtttttaatgttgtacactacCCTGAGATATTTTATTAAGAGGTGGTGTATAAATGTCGTTGTTAACGATGTGGATTTCTCCCAATGGGCACACTTTTTAATGCAGTTTGGGCCAATACACACATTATTGCACATTCCCTGTGTCACAAGACAAATGAGAGGACCTATGAATAGGGATGGCAGTCACCAGCATCTGATCCATGCTGGCAATGTGTGcatgccctgctgaatcaggaccAGTATCTTCCATTGCCTTGGAATATCTGACTACCCCCTTAGTCCTCCAACTGAGTTTGCATATTCTGTCACTGCATTTGGCCACAACAATCCATTGCTACACTTGTCACTCCCTCCCCATCCTGTTGCATTTCCTACTGTGAAATTCAGATTGCAAGCTCCCAGGGGGCAGGGACCCTGGTGTGCATGAAGTTATGTTTAGTGCTATAGCAAATATCAAAGGATGTTTCGGAAACGAGTGTGTcccccaagttttttttttaatgtagctgCCTTTGGAGGCTGCAGCTGAACCTCAAAATATAGTTGCTTGCTGTAGCAAAATCACTCAATTGCCCACATCACTCTTTGTGGTTAAGATGCTTCCATGTTCAGCAAAGCAGCTTAGATGACCACAATCTATTTTTCTCCCCTGCTGTCAGTTTTAATGACTTAGCTTAGTAATTAAGCCAACGAGAAGAGGCAGAAAGATTGCTATCGCTTAAGCTCCTGCATCTGTCTTTCCTTTCTGGCGCTCTTGTCTATCCATTCCCtcctccaagagagagagagagagagagagagagtgtgtcaaGCAACAAACAAGCATCTGAACTGTTTTACTGTGcatcacatgaccaggaagctaagATTAGAAAAGTGCCTTTGTGCTCTTTAAGGCTGAATGTCTTTATTTTTATCCACAGCTGTTGGAGCTGATAGCAAAGTCTCAGCTAACATCACTGAGCGGAATTGCCCAGAAAAACTTTATGAACATCTTGGAAAAAGTAGTGCAGAAAGGTAAAGGCAACAAGCGGCGAGGTGCAAAAACTAAGGTTACCAACTTCACAAGCAATAGGCTGTGGGTTCCTCCAGATGAGCTGGCTGTTGAACATTTGATTGGTTCAAATAGAGGTCCTTCAATGATGAACATTCGTCCTGGTTTGTTCATGCTATGGTTATGTCTTCCCTTATTCATCCCACACTTCTCAGTGCATTTCCCCGGAGCCAAAGTGTTGGGAgaccacggttcaaatccccacttggcagTGTTAGACATTAGCCGGGAGCATGGCATGTTTTGCAACTGGCGCGGGTCCAGTTtgcgaccatgtggagatctcggGATGCCTGGTTGGCGACGGGGAAGCAAAATGTCAgtgaaggatctgaaatattttccttgaagcttgagttTGTTTTGTCTGGAtggttttgtttgatgttttaatgtgttgtaaactgctgtgagatAAAGCGGTGTAGAAATTAGATGGATAATGATCATCATCATCCcgctgaggggggaaatggcacctAGACATTACATTGTGGTGACTCAACCTAGGTTTAAaatgccatttggcaattagactatatatctgagtttcaaatgctgccattcggccatgaagctcattgggtatCCTTGGGCCATTTGCCATCTcgtagcctaacctacttcatatgtttgttgtgagggtgaactggggaggaggaggagaaccatgtagaccacactgagctccttggaagaaaaggtggcatatgaatataataaataaaaagaaaatagattTCCTAACTGCGTAAAAGTCCAGTATTCATTGAGCTAGGACAACGGGACACTTTTGTCCACTTCAATTGCGCAAAGCTAATTTTCAAGTATGCGCTTGGATCCCTCCCGCAAAATACTGAGTTTAGAGGTGACCTTGCATAGATCCCATAGAAGCCAGGTCTGGCCCATGTCGTTTTGCTGCATGACAAAGGATTAAGATGACAACTCTCCCGATTCTAAGGCCAGAAGCCTACCTGACTGGCTGTTGAATCCTGGGCATTGAgcatttgaagcagtatcataccactttaagtaATCatggttcccccaaagaatcatgggagttgtagtttaaggatgctgagagttgttaggatatACCTGTTCCTCTCTCACacagttccctggggagaggttTGGATAATTAAATCACTCTGAGAACGGTTACCTTGTAAGAGGAGGGAATAGGAGCCTCTCAGTAccattaaaccacagttcccaggattctctgggggaagccatgacggtttaaAGTGCTATgctagcactttaaatgtatagtgcagatggggccttactTAGTCCTGGTACCTGCACTACAGGCTCCCTTAGGATGTTCAGGGCCAGAAGTGTGGGATGCACAACTGTTTTTCATGGACAAGGGAGTTCAGGAGGAAAGGCTTTGGAATAGCCATCCCCTGCTGTCTGAGGTGGAGCCACATATTCCTGGAGTCAAAGGACAATAAGCAAATATGGTCTCACTGCTAAGAACAGAATGCGTGCTTCTTTACCATTTTTCGTCTTCTTTGTGTCTAATTTCactccttctcttttcttttcctactCAAAAAGTCTTGGAGGATCAGCAGAATATTAGGCTAATCAGGGAATTGCTGCAGACTCTGTATCTGTCTCTGTGCACTTTGGTCCAAAGCGTTGGCAAGTCTGTCCTGGTTGGCAACATCAACATGTGGGTCCATAGGATGGAGACGATTCttcactggcagcagcagctgaacaATATCCAAATCACCAGGGTGAGTGGAGTATTCtgccttgtttgttttcttgtcGAAAATGTTGCCTCTTTGCTCTTTCACGAAGCTCTTTTCACAccttatttttttttgtcttttccttcCCAGCCTGCCTTTAAGGGGTTGACTTTTACAGACCTGCCCTTGTGTTTGCAACTGAACATCATGCAACGCCTGACAGATGGGAGAGACCTGGTGAGCCTTGGGCAAGTAGCTCCAAGTCTTCAGGTGCTCAGTGAGGACCGGCTGCTGTGGAAAAAGCTTTGTCACTACCATTTCACAGACAGACAGGTAATAACAGGCTGCTGTAATCTTGTAATCTGTGGGGAAAGTGGTGATCACAGAAGCAGCAGAAATACTGAAAATAAGACCAGGGTTTTGTTTAGTTTTACTGCCCGGTCGGGAAGCAGGAGAAATTAGgcgtttaaaggcaaacctatgtAACACTGGGGATCCAAAGAAACAAGATATCTGCATTTTCTGCCACCAAAGAGACAAGACCTCCCACTCATTTGAAAAAGCGGCTTGCTGCAGAACTCACCATGGCAAACAActgaatttcccccctcctgtgtAGGATCTGCTTTAGATTCTAGATTCCTACTTAGGCCACACTTGGGTGTTTTATTTGCTTGGTTGTGGTGTATATTCTCTGTGGGGGTCCTTGGATTTGCCTGATCCTTGTTTCACTGTTGTGTGGCTCATAGGagaataggaagctgccatatacagagtcagatcattgggaTCCATTCAGCTCCGAATTGCCTATGATGATTGCCAACAGCTCTTTGGGGCTTCATTCAGGGTCTCCGCCTGGCcagacctggagatgccaaggatttgaacctgggactttccgcATGCAGAGCAGAGGCTCTCTCACTTGAGCTGTGGCAGCTGCCCTAAGCTTAGCCAGTCCTTGGACA from Zootoca vivipara chromosome 8, rZooViv1.1, whole genome shotgun sequence encodes:
- the FBXO32 gene encoding F-box only protein 32; the protein is MPFLGQDWRSPGQNWVKTADGWTRFLAERENSSGSFASERNSYCRKEDYNKENILNSMNYDVAAKKRKKDQLNNKTKIQYFHQEKWIYVHKGSTKERHGYCTLGEAFNRLDFSNAILDSRRFNYVVRLLELIAKSQLTSLSGIAQKNFMNILEKVVQKVLEDQQNIRLIRELLQTLYLSLCTLVQSVGKSVLVGNINMWVHRMETILHWQQQLNNIQITRPAFKGLTFTDLPLCLQLNIMQRLTDGRDLVSLGQVAPSLQVLSEDRLLWKKLCHYHFTDRQIRKRLIMSEKGHLDWKKMYFKLVRCYPRKEQYGDSLQLCRHCHILSWKGTDHPCTANNPEGCSTSLSPQDFINLFRF